A genome region from Phaenicophaeus curvirostris isolate KB17595 chromosome 10, BPBGC_Pcur_1.0, whole genome shotgun sequence includes the following:
- the LOC138724505 gene encoding zinc finger protein ZIC 1, with protein MLLDAGPQYPAIGVTTFGSSRHHATADVADREVGLGINPFADGMGAFKINPSTHELASAGQTAFTSQAPGYAAAALGHHHHPTHVGSYSSAAFNSTRDFLFRNRGFGEAAASAQHSLFASAAGGFGGPHGHSDAAGHLLFPGLHEQAASHASPNVVNGQMRLGFSGDMYGRAEQYGQVTSPRSEHYASSQLHGYGHMNMNMAAHHGAGAFFRYMRQPIKQELICKWIEPEQLSNPKKSCNKTFSTMHELVTHVTVEHVGGPEQSNHICFWEECPREGKPFKAKYKLVNHIRVHTGEKPFPCPFPGCGKVFARSENLKIHKRTHTGEKPFKCEFEGCDRRFANSSDRKKHMHVHTSDKPYLCKMCDKSYTHPSSLRKHMKVHESSSQGSQPSPAASSGYESSTPPTIVSPSTENQTASSLSPSSSSVHHTSSHSTLTSNFNEWYV; from the exons ATGCTCCTGGATGCCGGACCGCAGTATCCCGCCATAGGAGTCACCACCTTCGGATCCTCTCGCCACCACGCCACGGCCGATGTCGCGGACAGAGAAGTGGGGCTGGGCATCAACCCCTTCGCCGACGGGATGGGCGCCTTCAAAATCAACCCCAGCACCCACGAGCTGGCCTCGGCCGGCCAGACCGCCTTCACCTCGCAGGCTCCCGGCTACGCGGCCGCCGCCCTgggccaccaccaccacccgaCACACGTCGGCTCCTACTCCAGCGCCGCGTTCAACTCCACCCGGGACTTTCTGTTCCGCAACCGCGGCTTCGGGGAGGCGGCGGCCAGCGCCCAGCACAGCCTCTTCGCCTCCGCCGCGGGCGGCTTCGGCGGCCCCCACGGACACAGCGATGCCGCGGGGCACCTGCTCTTCCCCGGGCTGCACGAACAAGCCGCCAGCCACGCTTCGCCCAACGTGGTGAACGGGCAGATGCGCCTGGGCTTCTCCGGAGACATGTACGGGCGAGCCGAGCAGTACGGGCAGGTCACCAGCCCCCGCTCCGAGCACTACGCCTCCTCCCAGCTGCACGGCTACGGCCACATGAACATGAACATGGCAGCGCACCACGGGGCAGGGGCCTTCTTCCGCTACATGAGGCAGCCCATCAAACAGGAACTCATCTGTAAGTGGATTGAGCCCGAGCAATTGTCGAACCCCAAAAAGTCCTGCAACAAAACTTTCAGCACGATGCACGAGCTGGTGACTCATGTCACGGTGGAGCACGTTGGAGGACCCGAGCAGTCCAATCACATTTGTTTCTGGGAAGAGTGTCCGAGAGAAGGGAAACCTTTCAAGGCCAAATATAAACTTGTAAATCACATCAGAGTCCACACAGGTGAAAAACCTTTCCCCTGCCCTTTCCCGGGCTGTGGCAAAGTGTTTGCCAGATCAGAGAATCtcaaaatacacaaaagaaCTCATACAG GTGAAAAACCATTTAAGTGTGAATTCGAGGGCTGTGACAGGCGCTTTGCCAACAGCAGCGACCGCAAAAAGCACATGCATGTGCACACCTCCGACAAGCCCTATCTCTGCAAAATGTGCGACAAGTCCTACAcgcaccccagctccctccgcAAGCACATGAAG GTCCATGAATCGTCCTCGCAGGGGTCCCAGCCCTCTCCCGCCGCCAGCTCGGGCTACGAGTCCTCCACTCCTCCAACCATCGTGTCTCCATCCACAGAAAACCAGACAGCCAGCTCCTtatccccctcctcctcctccgtcCACCACACGTCCAGCCACAGCACGCTCACATCAAATTTTAACGAATGGTACGTCTAA